Proteins encoded within one genomic window of Empedobacter falsenii:
- a CDS encoding KpsF/GutQ family sugar-phosphate isomerase yields MGNSELIQIAQGVFREEIQALEAIASRISESFVDAVNAIYNTKGKLVVVGVGKSAHIANKIVATLNSTGTPSQFLHATEAIHGDLGLVRPEDVVICISKSGNTPEITYLAPILKQYASVLIGLTSNLKSELAKNSDIVLDVNIDKEACPVNLAPTTSTTAQLVMGDALAVALMKLRAFTQNDFAKYHPGGALGKRLLWTVENIVDPERKPFVHPDSSITEVINSLTSGRHGITVVIDHDKIVGVITDGDLRRMLLNNETFAHLTAKNIASMNPKTIQKTEKAREALAILRHNSIGQLVVVDEENHYYGILDIHSILNEGIE; encoded by the coding sequence GTGGGAAATTCAGAATTAATACAAATAGCGCAAGGTGTTTTTCGAGAAGAAATTCAAGCGCTGGAAGCAATAGCTTCTCGTATTAGCGAGTCTTTTGTTGATGCGGTAAATGCGATATATAACACGAAAGGAAAGTTGGTAGTTGTTGGAGTAGGAAAGAGTGCACATATTGCAAATAAAATTGTAGCAACGTTAAATTCTACCGGAACTCCAAGTCAATTTTTGCATGCGACGGAAGCCATTCATGGCGATTTGGGTCTTGTAAGACCAGAAGATGTAGTGATTTGCATCTCGAAAAGTGGAAATACGCCAGAGATTACTTACTTGGCTCCGATTCTTAAACAATATGCTTCGGTTTTGATTGGATTGACATCAAATTTGAAATCAGAATTAGCAAAAAATTCAGACATTGTTTTGGATGTTAATATTGATAAAGAAGCTTGTCCAGTAAATTTGGCACCAACAACTTCTACAACAGCTCAATTAGTAATGGGTGATGCTTTGGCAGTTGCTTTGATGAAATTGAGAGCATTTACACAAAACGATTTTGCAAAATATCATCCAGGTGGAGCATTAGGGAAACGATTATTGTGGACAGTTGAAAATATTGTCGATCCAGAAAGAAAACCTTTTGTACATCCAGATTCTTCGATTACAGAAGTGATTAATTCATTAACATCAGGTCGTCATGGAATTACAGTTGTGATTGATCATGATAAAATTGTTGGTGTGATAACAGACGGAGATTTGCGCCGAATGTTATTAAATAATGAAACTTTTGCGCATTTAACAGCGAAAAATATTGCTTCAATGAATCCGAAAACAATTCAAAAAACTGAAAAAGCAAGAGAAGCTTTAGCGATTCTTCGTCACAACAGTATTGGACAATTGGTGGTGGTTGATGAAGAAAATCATTATTATGGAATTTTGGATATTCACTCAATTTTAAACGAAGGAATCGAATAA
- a CDS encoding electron transfer flavoprotein subunit alpha/FixB family protein, with protein sequence MAIFVYAESHDGKYKKAGLEAVSYAKATADVAGDTVTAIVFGNAAADELYKYGASKVVKVENAALVKFDANSYAKALAEVAQGDVVVLPSTNEGATIAPVLAYKTGASLVTNVEKAPTAVSPFTVARKAFSGKGVETVAVSGKVVVTVLQNAFGAKENAVSGSEESASVSVSDADAKVKVVSTEMASSDKIDLKEADIVVSAGRGMKGPENWGMIEDLAKVLGAATASSKPVADIGWRPHAEHVGQTGKAIAPNLYIAVGISGAIQHLAGVNGSKTIVVINNDPEAPFFKAADYGIVGDAFEIVPKLTEELKKYKGQA encoded by the coding sequence ATGGCAATTTTTGTATACGCAGAGTCACACGACGGAAAATATAAAAAAGCAGGATTAGAAGCAGTTTCTTATGCAAAAGCTACAGCTGATGTTGCTGGAGATACTGTTACAGCAATCGTTTTTGGAAATGCTGCTGCTGACGAATTATATAAATATGGAGCATCTAAAGTAGTTAAAGTTGAGAATGCAGCTTTAGTAAAATTTGATGCAAATTCTTACGCAAAAGCTTTGGCTGAAGTTGCTCAAGGAGATGTTGTAGTTTTACCATCAACAAACGAAGGAGCGACTATAGCACCAGTTTTAGCATACAAAACAGGAGCATCTTTAGTAACAAATGTAGAAAAAGCTCCAACAGCAGTTTCTCCATTCACAGTTGCACGTAAAGCATTCTCAGGGAAAGGAGTAGAGACTGTTGCAGTTTCAGGAAAAGTTGTAGTTACAGTTTTACAAAACGCATTCGGAGCAAAAGAAAATGCAGTTTCAGGTTCAGAAGAATCAGCTTCAGTATCAGTTTCTGATGCAGATGCTAAAGTAAAAGTTGTTTCAACAGAAATGGCTTCTTCTGATAAAATCGATTTGAAAGAAGCTGATATCGTAGTTTCTGCAGGTCGTGGAATGAAAGGTCCTGAAAACTGGGGAATGATCGAAGATTTAGCAAAAGTTTTAGGAGCTGCTACAGCATCATCTAAACCAGTTGCTGATATCGGTTGGAGACCTCATGCTGAGCACGTAGGACAAACAGGAAAAGCAATTGCGCCAAATTTATACATCGCAGTTGGTATTTCAGGAGCTATTCAGCACTTAGCTGGAGTTAACGGATCTAAAACAATTGTTGTGATCAACAATGATCCAGAAGCGCCTTTCTTCAAAGCAGCAGATTACGGAATCGTAGGAGATGCTTTTGAGATTGTTCCTAAATTAACTGAAGAGTTAAAAAAATATAAAGGTCAAGCTTAA
- a CDS encoding BT0820 family HAD-type phosphatase, whose amino-acid sequence MINKIIAVDFDGTVVDDKYPEIGKAKIFAFETLKQLQNDGYRLTLWTYRSGKYLDEAVEFCKKNGIEFYAINNSFDGEDFDKNTQSRKINADIFIDDRNLGGFPGWSDVYQIITKKIELSVHANGQKAPEKKKKRGFFGL is encoded by the coding sequence ATGATTAATAAAATTATTGCTGTTGACTTTGATGGAACTGTGGTAGATGATAAATATCCAGAAATTGGAAAAGCTAAAATCTTCGCTTTCGAAACATTGAAACAATTACAAAACGACGGATATCGCCTTACTTTATGGACTTATCGTAGTGGTAAATACTTAGATGAGGCTGTAGAATTCTGTAAAAAAAATGGAATTGAGTTTTATGCCATCAACAATAGTTTTGACGGAGAGGATTTTGATAAAAATACGCAAAGTCGAAAAATAAATGCCGATATCTTTATCGACGATAGAAATTTAGGAGGTTTCCCAGGTTGGAGTGACGTTTATCAAATCATTACAAAAAAGATTGAATTAAGTGTTCACGCAAACGGACAAAAAGCTCCTGAGAAGAAAAAGAAAAGAGGATTTTTCGGATTATGA
- a CDS encoding electron transfer flavoprotein subunit beta/FixA family protein yields the protein MKILVCISSVPDTTAKINFTADGKSFDKNGVQFVINPHDEFSLNKAVELQEKQGATVTILTVGDATVDPVMRKALAIGANDGIRIDADARDDFFVATQIAKAAKDGGFDLVLTGKESIDYNGGSVPGLVAAMLDYGFVNGCIGLDVEGSSAKAVREIDGGKETVEVALPAVIAGQKGLVDEAALRIPNMRGIMQARTKQITVVAPEATETKVEVVGYVKPAERGNVTLIDKDNVAELVRLLHEEAKVI from the coding sequence ATGAAGATATTAGTTTGTATTAGTAGTGTACCAGATACTACAGCAAAAATCAACTTCACAGCTGACGGAAAATCATTTGACAAAAATGGCGTTCAGTTCGTTATTAACCCGCACGACGAATTTAGTTTAAACAAAGCAGTAGAGTTACAAGAAAAACAAGGCGCTACTGTTACAATTTTAACTGTTGGAGATGCAACTGTAGATCCAGTTATGCGTAAAGCTTTAGCAATTGGTGCGAATGATGGAATTCGTATTGATGCTGATGCTCGTGATGATTTCTTTGTTGCTACACAAATCGCAAAAGCTGCTAAAGATGGTGGTTTCGATTTAGTATTGACAGGAAAAGAATCAATTGATTATAATGGAGGTTCTGTACCAGGATTAGTTGCAGCAATGTTAGATTATGGTTTTGTAAACGGATGTATCGGTCTTGATGTAGAAGGTTCTTCTGCAAAAGCTGTTCGCGAAATTGATGGAGGAAAAGAAACTGTAGAAGTTGCTTTACCAGCTGTTATCGCAGGACAAAAAGGATTGGTTGACGAAGCTGCATTAAGAATTCCTAACATGCGTGGAATTATGCAAGCGCGTACAAAACAAATCACAGTTGTTGCACCAGAAGCAACAGAAACTAAAGTTGAAGTTGTTGGTTATGTAAAACCTGCTGAAAGAGGTAATGTAACATTAATCGACAAAGACAATGTAGCAGAATTGGTAAGATTATTACACGAAGAAGCTAAAGTAATCTAA
- the recQ gene encoding DNA helicase RecQ: MEATSKNLTSYLKKYFGFDQFKGQQHEIITSLLNKEDVFVLMPTGGGKSLCYQLPALMSDGVAIIVSPLIALMKNQVDAIRGISENDGIAHVLNSSLNKSETKTVMTDIKDGVTKMLYVAPESLTKEEYIDFFKSVKISFFAIDEAHCISEWGHDFRPEYRNLKAIINKIGDAPIIALTATATPKVQEDIQKTLGMQSAKVFKDSFNRTNLFYEIRPKVDQDKQIIKFIKQNDGKSGVIYCLSRKKVEEITQLLQVNGINAIPYHAGLDAKTRSKHQDMFLMEDASVVVATIAFGMGIDKPDVRFVMHYDMPKSLESYYQETGRAGRDGGEGVCIAFYDYKDIEKLEKFLASKPVAEREVGMQLLSEVVAYAETSMSRRKFLLHYFGEEFDDKNGEGANMDDNMRNPKKMIEAKVDAVIALDVVQKTNQKLKLNDVVNVIVGKETSITKSYNLSSEDFFGIGKAKEDYYWKSILRQLIVRNLLEKEIESYGILKITKSGKDFISKPTSFEIAEDIDFKKLLSEGSFEKEETSSAPIAFDDVLLKQLKDLRKKISKKHQIPPFAVFQDSSLDDMTMQYPTTVKELTNVFGVGEGKAQKFGKEFVDFIAQYVKDNDIIRPEDMVIKQVADKSSHKVYIIQSTDRKLNLEDVAEAKNMTMSDLLSEMESIVYQGTKLNINYYIDEVLDEDQQEEIYEFLMDADSDSMSSLLDEFGDDYDEEELRLMRIKFISEVAN, translated from the coding sequence ATGGAAGCCACTTCGAAAAACTTAACATCTTACCTAAAAAAATATTTTGGTTTCGACCAATTTAAAGGACAGCAGCACGAAATCATTACAAGCTTACTAAATAAAGAAGATGTATTTGTTTTGATGCCAACTGGAGGAGGTAAGTCTTTATGTTATCAATTACCGGCATTAATGTCAGATGGAGTTGCGATTATTGTATCCCCTTTAATCGCGCTGATGAAGAATCAAGTAGACGCTATACGTGGAATTTCTGAAAATGATGGAATTGCCCACGTATTAAACTCATCTTTAAATAAGTCAGAAACAAAAACAGTTATGACAGATATTAAAGATGGAGTAACTAAAATGTTGTACGTTGCGCCCGAATCTTTGACAAAAGAAGAATACATCGATTTCTTTAAATCGGTGAAAATTTCTTTTTTTGCGATTGATGAAGCGCACTGTATTTCTGAATGGGGACACGATTTTCGACCAGAATATCGTAATCTAAAAGCGATTATCAACAAAATTGGTGATGCGCCAATTATTGCTTTAACAGCAACAGCAACACCAAAAGTACAAGAAGATATTCAGAAAACTTTGGGAATGCAAAGCGCTAAAGTTTTTAAAGATTCTTTTAATCGTACGAATTTATTTTACGAAATCCGCCCAAAGGTTGATCAAGACAAACAAATCATCAAATTTATCAAACAAAACGATGGTAAATCTGGTGTCATTTATTGCTTGAGTCGTAAAAAAGTTGAAGAAATTACGCAACTTTTACAAGTAAACGGAATCAATGCTATTCCTTATCACGCAGGTTTAGATGCCAAAACACGTAGCAAACATCAAGATATGTTTTTGATGGAAGATGCAAGTGTCGTTGTCGCTACAATTGCTTTCGGAATGGGAATTGACAAGCCAGATGTACGTTTTGTAATGCATTACGATATGCCAAAATCGTTAGAAAGTTATTACCAAGAAACTGGTCGTGCAGGTCGCGATGGTGGTGAAGGTGTTTGTATTGCTTTCTATGATTATAAAGATATCGAAAAGTTAGAAAAATTCTTAGCAAGTAAACCTGTTGCAGAACGCGAAGTTGGAATGCAATTACTTTCTGAGGTTGTAGCATATGCCGAAACTTCGATGTCGCGTCGTAAATTTTTGTTACATTATTTTGGAGAAGAATTTGACGACAAAAACGGCGAAGGGGCAAATATGGACGACAATATGCGCAATCCTAAAAAAATGATTGAGGCAAAAGTTGATGCAGTAATTGCATTAGATGTTGTTCAGAAAACAAATCAAAAATTAAAATTAAATGATGTTGTAAATGTTATAGTTGGTAAAGAAACTTCTATTACAAAATCATATAATTTGAGCTCTGAAGATTTCTTCGGAATTGGAAAAGCAAAAGAAGATTATTATTGGAAATCTATTTTACGCCAATTAATTGTACGTAATTTATTAGAGAAAGAAATCGAATCATATGGTATTTTAAAAATTACCAAATCTGGAAAAGATTTCATTAGTAAGCCAACTTCTTTTGAAATTGCCGAAGATATTGATTTCAAAAAATTATTATCAGAAGGTAGCTTTGAAAAAGAAGAAACATCTTCTGCACCTATTGCTTTTGATGATGTTTTATTGAAACAATTGAAAGATTTACGTAAAAAAATCTCTAAAAAACATCAAATTCCACCTTTTGCAGTTTTCCAAGATTCGAGTTTAGATGATATGACAATGCAATATCCAACAACAGTTAAGGAGTTAACAAATGTATTTGGTGTTGGAGAAGGAAAAGCTCAGAAATTCGGGAAAGAATTTGTAGATTTTATTGCGCAATATGTTAAAGACAACGACATTATTCGACCTGAAGATATGGTGATTAAACAAGTTGCTGACAAATCGAGTCACAAAGTTTATATCATTCAATCGACAGACAGAAAGTTAAATCTTGAAGATGTTGCGGAAGCAAAAAATATGACGATGAGCGATTTGCTTTCAGAAATGGAAAGTATCGTTTATCAAGGAACAAAATTAAATATCAATTATTACATTGACGAAGTTTTGGACGAAGATCAACAAGAGGAAATTTATGAATTCTTGATGGACGCAGATTCTGACTCAATGTCATCATTGTTAGATGAATTTGGTGACGATTATGATGAAGAAGAATTACGTTTAATGCGTATCAAATTCATCAGTGAAGTCGCAAATTAA
- the gpmI gene encoding 2,3-bisphosphoglycerate-independent phosphoglycerate mutase, producing MNNKAILMILDGWGIGPNPAVSAIAQANTPFIDSCFEKFPHSTLDTFGLAVGLPEGQMGNSEVGHMNLGAGRVVFQNLVRINMAAENGTLQNEPILKDAFQYALENNKKVHFIGLVSDGGVHSHINHLKGLLDAANQSGLQQNVFVHAFTDGRDTDPKSGEGFITELMNHMTKSTGEIASITGRYYAMDRDKRWERVKLAYDAMVNAVGETTTNPLEAIRASYNEGVTDEFIKPIIVTDENDQPKAKIENDDVVICFNFRTDRGREITEVLTQHDFPEFGMHKLNLKYITLTEYDATYTGVAVIFDEKNIVNTLGEVIANVGRKQIRIAETEKYPHVTFFFNGGREEPFVGESRILCASPRDVATYDLKPEMAAYDITNAIVPEIEKESADFICLNFANTDMVGHTGVMSAAIKAAEVVDSCAEKIINAALEHGYNVVILADHGNSDFMMNEDGSPNTQHTTNPVPFILAQKNIEWNVEHGKLGDIAPTILTLMGIEIPTEMTGNIIVQKK from the coding sequence ATGAACAATAAAGCAATATTAATGATTTTGGACGGATGGGGAATTGGACCAAACCCTGCTGTTTCTGCAATCGCGCAAGCAAATACACCTTTTATAGATAGCTGTTTCGAGAAATTTCCACATTCTACGTTGGATACGTTTGGTTTAGCCGTTGGTTTACCAGAAGGACAAATGGGTAATTCGGAAGTTGGACATATGAACTTGGGTGCTGGACGCGTAGTTTTCCAAAACTTAGTTCGAATCAATATGGCGGCTGAAAACGGAACGTTACAAAACGAACCTATCTTAAAAGATGCTTTTCAATATGCTTTAGAGAATAACAAAAAAGTACATTTCATCGGTTTAGTTTCTGATGGTGGTGTACACTCACATATCAATCATTTGAAAGGTTTGTTAGATGCAGCAAATCAATCAGGTTTACAACAAAATGTTTTTGTACATGCTTTCACAGATGGTCGTGATACCGATCCAAAATCTGGCGAAGGATTTATCACAGAATTGATGAACCACATGACAAAATCAACAGGAGAAATCGCTTCGATTACTGGTCGTTATTATGCAATGGATCGTGATAAACGTTGGGAACGCGTGAAATTAGCATACGATGCAATGGTAAATGCAGTTGGTGAAACAACAACAAATCCATTAGAAGCAATTCGTGCATCTTATAATGAAGGCGTGACAGATGAATTCATCAAACCGATTATTGTAACGGATGAAAATGATCAGCCAAAAGCTAAAATCGAGAATGATGATGTAGTGATTTGTTTCAATTTTAGAACTGATCGTGGACGTGAAATCACAGAAGTTTTAACGCAACATGATTTTCCAGAATTTGGAATGCATAAATTAAATCTAAAATATATCACTCTCACAGAATATGATGCTACATATACTGGAGTTGCGGTAATTTTTGACGAGAAAAATATTGTAAATACGTTAGGAGAAGTTATTGCGAATGTTGGTCGTAAGCAAATTCGTATTGCTGAAACTGAAAAATATCCACACGTAACTTTCTTTTTCAATGGTGGTCGCGAAGAACCTTTCGTTGGTGAATCTCGTATTTTATGTGCTTCGCCAAGAGATGTTGCGACTTACGATTTGAAACCAGAAATGGCAGCATATGATATTACAAATGCAATTGTACCAGAAATCGAAAAAGAATCAGCGGATTTCATTTGTCTTAACTTCGCTAATACAGATATGGTTGGACATACAGGTGTTATGTCTGCGGCAATAAAAGCTGCTGAAGTAGTAGATTCTTGTGCGGAAAAAATTATAAATGCAGCTTTAGAACATGGTTACAATGTGGTGATTTTGGCTGATCACGGAAATTCAGATTTTATGATGAACGAAGATGGATCACCGAATACGCAACATACAACGAATCCTGTTCCATTTATTTTGGCTCAGAAAAATATCGAATGGAATGTTGAACATGGTAAACTTGGAGATATTGCACCAACTATCTTAACTTTGATGGGAATTGAAATTCCAACTGAAATGACCGGAAACATTATTGTTCAAAAAAAATAA
- the map gene encoding type I methionyl aminopeptidase gives MIHLKSKEELELMYLSAQLVSKTLGMLAKEVVPGVTTNHLDKLGGEFIRDNGGYPAFLGMYDFPKNLCISPNQQVVHGIPNDEPLNEGDIVSVDCGVYMNDFYGDHAYTFAVGEVDAETEKLLRITKESMFKGIEQMKKGNRVGDIGFAIQQYCEKEGYGIVRELVGHGLGRKMHEEPQVPNYGRRGSGKKIEEGMVLAIEPMVNMGTEKVFFHPDGWTVTTRDDKYSAHFEHDVCVVDGEPKLLSTYQFIYDALGIESDEEKPFLFKP, from the coding sequence ATGATACATTTAAAAAGTAAAGAAGAATTAGAACTAATGTACCTAAGCGCTCAATTGGTTTCAAAAACCTTGGGTATGTTAGCCAAAGAAGTAGTGCCTGGTGTTACAACCAATCATTTAGATAAATTAGGAGGCGAATTTATTCGCGACAATGGTGGATATCCTGCGTTTTTAGGAATGTACGATTTCCCTAAAAACCTTTGTATCTCTCCAAATCAACAAGTTGTTCATGGAATTCCAAACGACGAACCGCTTAACGAAGGAGATATTGTTTCGGTAGATTGTGGTGTTTATATGAATGATTTTTATGGTGATCATGCTTATACATTTGCAGTTGGTGAAGTAGATGCTGAAACCGAAAAATTATTACGCATTACGAAAGAATCGATGTTCAAAGGAATTGAACAAATGAAAAAAGGTAATCGTGTAGGTGATATCGGTTTTGCAATTCAACAATATTGTGAAAAAGAAGGTTACGGAATCGTTCGTGAATTAGTTGGACACGGATTAGGTCGTAAAATGCACGAAGAACCACAAGTTCCGAATTATGGACGTCGTGGATCTGGTAAAAAAATTGAAGAAGGAATGGTGTTAGCTATCGAACCAATGGTAAATATGGGAACTGAAAAAGTTTTCTTTCATCCAGATGGTTGGACAGTTACAACGCGCGATGATAAATATTCGGCTCACTTCGAACATGATGTTTGTGTGGTAGATGGCGAACCAAAATTATTGTCAACTTATCAGTTTATTTACGATGCGTTAGGTATCGAATCTGATGAAGAAAAACCATTTTTATTCAAACCCTAA
- a CDS encoding class I SAM-dependent methyltransferase, with the protein MKKLLKKIMNILPRPLLIQGSYIVRPVLVWFMKGNRFVDPIDGQGYYSLLPYGYEKQRDNVLSPGTFSLERHRLMWLYLKNETSFFTEKAKVLHIAPEQSFIKRFRAMKNLEYITSDIESPLADVKADICDLPFGDDTFDIVFCNHVLEHIPDDHKAMSELFRVMKPGGWGILQVPISYQRDVTYEDPTVTTKEERKEKFGQYDHVRVYGLDYYKRLEDVGFIVEKVDYTKQIPSEDVQKYCLEKGEILPVVRKPKAE; encoded by the coding sequence GTGAAAAAGCTTTTAAAAAAAATCATGAATATTCTACCTCGTCCATTGTTGATTCAAGGTAGTTATATCGTTCGTCCAGTTTTAGTTTGGTTTATGAAAGGTAATCGTTTTGTAGATCCAATTGATGGACAAGGTTATTACAGTTTGTTGCCTTATGGTTACGAAAAACAGCGTGATAATGTACTTTCACCTGGAACTTTTTCGTTAGAAAGACATCGTTTGATGTGGTTGTACCTAAAAAATGAAACGTCTTTTTTTACCGAAAAAGCAAAAGTTTTGCATATTGCGCCAGAACAATCTTTTATCAAGCGTTTTCGTGCGATGAAGAACTTAGAATACATCACAAGTGATATCGAATCGCCTTTGGCAGATGTAAAAGCAGATATTTGCGATTTACCTTTTGGTGATGATACATTTGACATTGTTTTTTGTAATCACGTTTTGGAACATATTCCTGACGATCACAAAGCGATGAGCGAATTATTTCGTGTCATGAAACCTGGAGGTTGGGGAATTTTGCAAGTTCCGATTTCATATCAACGAGATGTGACGTACGAAGATCCAACGGTTACAACAAAAGAAGAACGTAAAGAAAAATTTGGACAATATGATCACGTTCGTGTTTATGGTTTAGATTATTACAAACGTTTGGAAGACGTAGGTTTTATCGTCGAAAAAGTAGATTACACAAAACAAATTCCTTCGGAAGATGTTCAAAAATATTGTTTAGAAAAAGGTGAAATTTTACCTGTGGTTCGTAAACCAAAAGCTGAATAA
- the tatC gene encoding twin-arginine translocase subunit TatC — translation MADNTKSSMSFLAHIGELRGHLVRSILSIVITSIAVAIYWDELVEHVIMAPLKSTFPTFDIFNQFGELTGFGKIYTESFDISKELTNLNPSGQITSQFFAVIVCGVIIAIPYIIFEIWRFVKPALKEAERKYAGFTIFAVSFFFVTGVLFSYYMLLPLCTQFLFTYDPFGVGNTWTLPSYIDLFVQLLLSMGVMFLMPVFVYFLTSIGILTPKFLKEYRKHAFIVVLVIAAAITPNDVYSMILVTIPLWLLYELSVLVSNSVYKKQLKAKSNDLVKN, via the coding sequence ATGGCAGATAATACAAAATCGAGTATGTCATTTTTGGCTCATATTGGTGAGTTGAGAGGACATTTGGTTCGTTCTATTTTATCAATTGTGATTACATCTATTGCAGTCGCTATTTATTGGGACGAATTGGTGGAACATGTAATAATGGCTCCACTAAAATCAACTTTTCCTACGTTTGATATTTTTAATCAATTTGGTGAATTAACAGGTTTCGGAAAAATTTATACTGAATCATTTGACATTTCGAAAGAATTGACCAATCTTAATCCATCAGGACAGATTACTTCACAGTTTTTTGCAGTAATTGTGTGTGGCGTAATTATCGCAATTCCTTATATTATTTTTGAAATTTGGCGATTTGTAAAACCAGCCTTAAAAGAAGCTGAACGAAAGTATGCAGGATTTACCATCTTTGCTGTTTCGTTTTTCTTTGTGACAGGAGTACTATTTAGCTACTATATGCTGCTACCATTATGTACGCAATTCTTATTTACTTACGATCCTTTTGGTGTAGGAAATACATGGACATTGCCAAGTTATATCGATTTATTTGTTCAATTATTATTATCGATGGGAGTTATGTTTTTGATGCCAGTTTTCGTTTACTTCTTAACGAGTATTGGAATCTTAACACCAAAATTCTTGAAAGAATACCGTAAACACGCATTTATCGTTGTATTAGTGATTGCAGCTGCAATTACACCAAACGATGTGTACAGTATGATTTTAGTTACAATTCCTCTTTGGTTATTGTACGAACTAAGTGTATTGGTTTCAAATTCAGTTTATAAAAAACAATTGAAAGCGAAAAGTAACGACTTAGTAAAGAATTAA
- a CDS encoding carboxypeptidase-like regulatory domain-containing protein, translating to MRIFYLFILFAISVNAQIIQGKILSKETNEGLSYISIFADDNNYLTITDSVGNFSFQKTEHTKQIIVDAQGFELRKINLDEIERDNFKIFLIPQIIQLNEVAIVSKFTKKVNTGNSGATIHVDFLPVTDENRIREVAVRLNARNIAKIDKVNIEFTKLPKYERTAFRLTIYDEKDGHPNNIISKQDLMFEINEEDLTNNVYTIHLKDKNIMVNGTFYVAVEIYNELEEAVWLSAGFLGRNGYLRRNYKEWDKMPLKISPYINVELLLKIK from the coding sequence ATGAGAATATTCTATCTTTTTATACTTTTTGCTATTTCGGTAAATGCGCAAATTATTCAAGGAAAAATATTATCCAAAGAAACGAATGAAGGATTGTCTTATATATCAATTTTTGCTGATGATAATAATTATTTAACTATTACAGATAGTGTAGGAAATTTTTCTTTTCAGAAGACAGAACATACAAAACAGATTATTGTAGACGCACAAGGTTTTGAATTAAGAAAGATTAATCTTGATGAGATTGAACGTGACAATTTTAAAATTTTTTTAATTCCTCAAATTATTCAACTGAATGAAGTTGCGATTGTTTCTAAATTCACAAAAAAAGTAAATACAGGAAATTCTGGCGCTACTATTCATGTAGATTTTCTTCCTGTAACAGATGAAAATCGGATTAGAGAAGTTGCTGTAAGGCTTAACGCACGAAATATTGCTAAGATAGATAAAGTAAATATTGAATTTACGAAATTACCAAAGTACGAACGCACTGCTTTTAGGTTAACTATTTATGATGAAAAAGATGGGCATCCAAATAATATTATTTCGAAACAAGACTTGATGTTCGAGATTAATGAAGAAGATTTAACTAATAATGTATACACAATACATTTAAAAGATAAGAATATTATGGTGAATGGAACTTTTTATGTTGCAGTCGAAATTTACAATGAATTGGAAGAAGCAGTTTGGTTGAGCGCAGGATTTCTTGGAAGAAACGGATATTTACGACGAAATTATAAAGAATGGGATAAAATGCCTTTAAAAATATCTCCTTATATCAATGTAGAATTACTATTAAAAATTAAATAA